TCAACTACATCGAGGTCGCCGAGTTCGCGGACTCCGTGCAGCGGGCCCGGATCATCGCCGACCAGCTCGGCAAGATCGGCATCAAGGTCAACGTGCAGCCCCTGGCCAGCGGCACCTACACCGACACCCGGGAGAAGGGAGACTTCGACCTGGCCTCGTACGGACTCGCGTACGGCGCTGTGCCGTGGCAGATCTACAACCCGCTGCTGAACAGCGAGTTCGCCGGCACACCGAACGGCGGCAAGGCGCAGACCAACAACTACCTGCGCTGGCGCGACAAGAGCACCGACGACCTGCTGAACCAGCTCGCGAACACCGGCGACGAGCAGACCCAGATCGACCTCACCCGGAAGGTGGAGAAGATCGTCGTCGACCAGGTGCCGTACGTGACGCTGTCGAACATCACCGCCGGCTGCGCGTGGAGTGCCCGCAACTGGACCGGATTCCCCAGCAAGAGCAACCCGTACGACATCTGTGCGCCCTGGAACGGCGGACCGGCGTTCGAGAACGTGCTCGCCCATCTGAAGCCGGTGAAGCAATGACCACGGCCAAGGAGTCCGCCCGATGACGGCGACGACGCTTCCGGCCGGTGACGCACGGCCGTCGGCGGCCGCGGGCGGGCTCGCCCGCCGCCGTCGCGGCGGTCGGGCCCGGGTCCTGCTGCGCCGCCTCGGCTTCTACGTCGGGACCGCCGCCGTGGCCATCACCCTGAACTTCGTCATCCCCCGGCTCATGCCGGGGGATCCCGCCTCCGTCATCCTGAACAAGCTGGCCCAGCGCTCACAGGTCACCCCGGCGACCGAGAAGTCCATCAGGGCGTTGTTCGGCGTCCCCGACCAGAACCTGTGGCAGCAGTACCTGCACTACCTCTCCCAGATCGCGCACCTCGACTTCGGGGTCTCCACCGCGTACTTCCCGCAGCCGGTGCGCGAGTTGATCTCGCAAGGCCTGCCGTGGACGCTGGGCCTGGTCAGCCTGACCACCATCCTGGCGTTCCTGCTCGGCACCGGACTCGGCATCGTCTCCGGCGCCCGGCCCGGCAGCCGCCTGGACAGCGTGCTGGCGCCGCTCGCGACCTTCCTCGGTTCGATGCCGTACTTCTGGGTCGCCACCATGCTGCTTCTGCTGCTGTCGGTGAGCCTGCCGGTCTTTCCCTCGCAGAACGGCTACGACCTCAACCTCGGACCGGGCTTCAGCCCCGCGTTCGTCACCAGTGTGATCGCGCACGGTTTCCTGCCCGCCGCGACCATCGTCGTCTCCTCGGTCGGCGGCTGGCTGCTCGGCATGCGCAACATGATGATCACCACCGTGGCCGAGGACTACGTCAGCCTCGCCGAGGCCAAGGGACTCGGCCGCGGGCGGATTCTGCTGGCGTACGCCGCCCGCAACGCCATGCTGCCGCAGGTGGCGGGCCTGGCCATCTCGATCGGCACGGTCGTCGGCGGCTCGCTGCTCGCCGAAGCGGTCTTCGCCTATCCCGGCATCGGTTACCTCTTCTACCAGGCCGTGGTGAACCTCGACTATCCGCTGATGCAGGCGCTGTTCCTGATCATCTCGCTCTCCGTGCTCGTGGCCAACTTCATCGCCGACTCCGTCTACGTCCTGCTCGACCCACGCACCCGGGAGGACGCATGACACTCGCCGTCCCGCCGGCCGCCGCGCTCGCTCCCGCGACCGGCCGGCTGACCTGGCGCACGGCGCTGCGCCGGCTGATCCCCGCCAACCGCAAGGCCCGCACCGGGCTCGCGATCATCGCCCTGTACGTCCTCGTGGCCGCCGTCGGCCCGTGGATCGTGCAGTCGCTGATGGGCCTGTCCCCCACGGAAATCACCGGGGCGGTCCTTCAACCCCCTTCCGGGGCACACCCGTTGGGCACCACCCAGGACGGCACCGATGTCCTCGCCCAACTCGTCGTCGGCACCCGGACGTCCCTGCTCGTGGGCGCCCTGGCGGCCGTCGTCTCCACCACGCTGTCGGTGGCCGTCGGACTGATCGGCGGCTACTACGGCGGCCTGGCCGACTCGGTGCTCGGCGCGCTCACCAACGCCTTCCTCGTCCTGCCCGGGCTGCCCCTGGTCATCATCCTCGCCGGGTATCTGCGGGGGCGGGGCGGGCCCTTCGCGGTGGCGCTGGTCATCGGACTGACCGGCTGGGCCTGGGGCGCCCGCTCCAAGCGCGTGCAGACCCTCTCTCTGCGCAACCGGGACTTCGTCGTGGGCGCCCGGCTGCTCGGTGAGAGCAATCTACGGATCATGCTCGTGGAGGTGCTGCCCAACCTCCTGCCGGTGATCTCGGCGACGCTGATGCTCTCGCTCGTCACCTCCATCCTCGCCGTCTCGGGCCTGGACTTCCTGGGCATCGGTGACATCAACGCCGTCAGCTGGGGCACCATGCTCTACTTCGCGCAGCAGCGGCAAGCGATGATCTCCGGTGCGTGGTGGTGGTTCGTGCCACCCGGGATCGCCATCACCGTGCTCGGCGCCGCCGCCGGGCTCGTCAACTTCGGCATCGACGAACTCACCAATCCGCGGCTGCGTGGCACCCGCCGCAAGGCCGTGCGGAAGGCGGCGCGATGAACCAGGACACCGCGGGAGACCTGCTGCTGGACGTGCGGGACCTGAGTGTCGACTACGGCTCGCAGGGCGAACCCCTGCCGGCCGTGTCCCAGGTGTCGCTGCGTCTGCGTCGCGGCGACATCCTCGGCATCGTCGGCGAGAGCGGCAGCGGCAAGACCACTCTCGTCAACGCCCTCCTACGACTGCTGCGCCCACCCGCTGTCGTCCTGTCCGGCAGCGCCACGCTCCACCCGCGCTCGGGCGCCGCCATCGACCTGCTCCACGCCGACGCCCGCGAACTGCGCAGGACGCGGTGGGAGCACACGGCCGTCGTCTTCCAGAGCGCCATGAACGCCCTCAACCCCGTCTCCAGGCTGAGCGCCCAGTTCACCGACGTCCTGCGCGCCCATCGCCGTATCTCCAAGTCCCAAGCCCGCGAACGCGCCGCGCACATGCTCGAACTCGTCGGCATTCCCGCCGCCCGGCTGGACAGCTATCCGCACGAGCTCTCCGGCGGGACGCGCCAGCGGGCCACCATCGCGCTCGCCCTGGTCTGCGAGCCGGATCTGCTGGTGATGGACGAGCCGACGACGGCTGTGGACGTGGTGATGCAGCGGCAGATCCTACGCCAAGTGATCAGGTTGCAGCGAGAGTTGAGATTCTCCGTCGTCTTCATCACGCACGACCTGTCACTGCTGCTCGAGATCGCCGACCGCATCGCCGTGATGTACGGCGGGCGGATCGTGGAGAGCGGACCGGCCGGGGACCTGTACCGGGACCCGAGGCACCCGTACACGCGCGGACTGCGTGACTCGTTCCCGCCGCTGCGCGGACCGATGCGCCAACTGAACGGTATCCCCGGCAACCCGCCCGACCTGCGCAGCCTTCCGCCGGGCTGCCCCTTCCAACCACGGTGCCCGCATGCGACGCCGGACTGCGCAACCGCACCTCCCGCACTCATCGGGCACGGCGCGGACCGCGCGGTGGCCTGCGTCCACGCCCAGGACCTGCCCGCGCCGACCACTGGAGGGCGAGTATGACCGACGAACAGGCCCCGGCGCGTACGGTCGCGGAACCGGCCCCCGTACTCGAAGCGGTGGACGTCACCGTCCACTACCCGGTGCACCGCGCACGCGGTGAGACCGTACACGCGCTGGAGAACGCCTCACTGCGCCTGCGTCCGGGCCGCACAGTGGCCCTGGTCGGCGAGAGCGGCAGCGGCAAGTCCACCTTCGCCCGGACACTCGCCCTCGCCCAGGAGCCCACCAGCGGCAGCGTCCTGCTGTACGGGAAACCGGCCTCTGCGCGAGGCCGACGGGCCCGCCGCGCCTACGCCCGCCGGGTCCAGATGGTGCTCCAGGACCCGTTCGGATCACTCAACCCCCTGCACCGCGTGCGATACCTGCTCGAACGGCCGCTGCGGCTGCACGGCACCGTCAGGGACCGTGACGACGTGGAGCGGCGCCTGCGGGCCCTGCTGGAACGCGTGCGGCTCACCCCGCCCGAGCGTTTCCTGGACGCCTTCCCCCACGAGCTCTCCGGTGGCCAGCGGCAGCGCGTCGCGATCGCCCGCGCGCTCGCCGTCGAACCCGAGGTGCTGCTCGGCGACGAACTGGTGAGCATGCTGGACGTCTCCATCCGGCTGGAGATCCTCAACCTCCTCGCCACCCTGCGCGACGAGGAGCACCTGGCCATGCTCTACATCACCCACGACATCGCCGGCGCCCGGTACTTCGCCGACGAGATCGCGGTGATGTACGCGGGGGAGATCGTCGAGTACGGCACGGCGGAGGACGTCACCCAGGCCCCGGCCCATCCGTACACCCGGCTGCTGCTGGACTCGACGCCGGATCCCGACCGGATGGAGTTCCTGGCCGGACGTACGAACCCTGGTGACGGCGTGGTGCCGGACACCGCCGAGGACGACTACGGGGAACCCCCGGACCTGGTCCACCCCCCGTCCGGCTGCCGCTTCCACCCGCGCTGTCCCTTGGCACGCGCAGCATGCCGCACCGAGCAGCCCCCGCGCGTTCAGGTGACGGACCGGCACTGGGCGCGCTGCGTGCTGCTGTCGGAGCCGAGCGACGACGTTGCCTCCAAGGTCACCGCAACGGGTGATACGACCACTGAGGCGATGAACCGGTGACCGCCCTGCCCGGTGATCTGGTCGAGGCCGCGAACCGCTGCCTCGTCCTCGGTTTCGACGGCAGAACACTCCCCGGCGAGCTGAAACGGCTGGCCGACACCGGACTCGGCGGCGTCATCCTGCACACCCGCAACGTCGCCGGGCGGGCCCAACTGCGTGAGCTCACCGATGAGTTGCGCTCATTGCGGCCCGGCTTGCTCGTCACCGTGGACCAGGAGGGCGGCGGCATCAGCCATCTGGCCCGGGCCGGGGCGCCGGAGACCCCGGGGGCCTGGGCGCTCGGCGTCGCCGACGACACGGCGCTGACCGCCGCCGTCGCGAACGCGCTCGCCCGGCACCTGGCCGAGTGCGGAGTGGGCGTGAGCTTCGCCCCGGTGGCCGACCTGCACCGGGTCTCCGTCAACCCCATCGTGCGCACCCGCGCGTTCGGCGCCGACCCCGGCCACGCGGCCCGGCACGTCACCGCCTGGACCGAGGCCACGCTGGCCGCCGGAGTCGCTCCGTGCGTCAAACACTTCCCGGGCCACGGCTCGACCGCCGTGGACAGCCATGTGAGCGCCGCGCTCGACACCAGGGACGAGCGAGTTCTGCGCGAGATCGATCTGCTGCCCTTCCAGGCCGCCATCGCGGCGGGCGTCCCGCTCGTCATGACGGCGCACGTCGTCTACCCGGCGCTCGACGCCACCGCCCCCGCCACCCTCAGCCGCCGCGTCGTCACCGACCTCCTGCGAAGCGAACTCGGTTTCCAGGGCGTCATCGTGACCGATGCCCTGGAGATGAAGGCGATCGCCGACGGGGTGGGCGAGGCGGCCGGCGCCGTCGCGGCGATCGCCGCGGGAGCCGACCAGATCATCATCGCGAGCCCGGACCCTCAGCTGTGGCTGCGCTGCCGGGACGCCCTGCTCGACGCGATGGTCCGCGACGCGCTCGACCCTGCCCGGGTGGTCGACGCCGCCCGCCGCGTCGACGCCCTGGCCGAGCGGTTCGCGCAGCCACCTGCCACCGGCCGCGGTACCGATCCCGGTCTCGATCCCGGTTCCGGGGACGTGGGGCTGCTCGCCGCCCGCCGGGCCGTCCGGTGGAAGCCGCTGCCCGGTCCCGTCTTCGATCCCTTCGTCGTCGACCTCCACCGCCCCTCGCACCCCGCACTGGAATGGGCCCGTACGGACCTCGTCACACTCCTGCGCGAGGTCATGCCCGGTTCCGACGGCGTAGTGGCCACGCAGGGCCCCGTGGACGTGGCCGGCATCCTGCGGCGCGCCCAGGGGCGACCGCTGCTGATCGCCACCGAGGACGCGGACCTGTATCCATGGCAGGCCACGGCCCGCACCGCCCTGCTCACCGGCCGCCCCGACGCGCTCCTCGTCGCCACCGGCATGCCGGACGCGGAGACGGAGGCCGCGGACGGGCTGTGCGCGTACGGGCGGGGCCGGGCCAACCTGAGAGCCGTGGCCGAGGCGTTGCTCTGACCGGACTCGTATCCAGGGCTCACATGGTTTCGAGGGCGTGGCCGTCGGCGGAACCGGTCAGCGCCGCGACGATCGCCAGGCGGTACACCCCTGTCGGCCGCCCCTTCCGATGGGTCTGGGCACATCCCTCGAAGGTGACCAGGCCGTGCGCGTGGAGTTTGCGGACCAGACGCCGACCGCTGGGATCGGTGATGGCCATGGCATCGGCCAGTTCGCTCGGGGTGACGGTCCGTCCGGCCACATCGTGCTCGATCGCAGTCAGCCTGGACAACGTTGCCGGACTCAGCCCGACGGTGCGCGCGAGTTCCCGCATGCGGTCGCCCTGATCGCGGTGGGGCCGGGCCGACGGCTGCCCTGCCGACTGCCCGCCCGGCCCGATGGGCCCGATGACCAGTCCGCCGTCCTCCATCAGGTAGCCGCACGGCCGGTTCTCCGACTCCGCGCGGGCGGCGGCCCGTTCGGCCAGCACCACCGAGGTGCGGGCCGAGGGTCCCGCGCCGAAGCCGGCTGCCACCCGCACACCCAGCGACTCCTGGGCCCGGCCCAGCACAGGAACGGCGAGCCAGTCACGGCTGAGGCGCTCGAACAGCGTGCGGTGCCCGAGGACCACCACGCCGCGCCGGCCGCGGTTCTCGATCCAGCCGTCGGTGAGTTCGGGCGTGGCCCGCAGCAGGTGCAGCAGGTCCCTGCGGCTGCGCTCCAGGTCACCGGGGCAGCCGTGCCTGCTGACGCAGAAGACACCCGCGGCGAACCCGGCGGCGCCCGCCCGCTCGGACCGGATGCGCAGCAACAGTTCATGCAGTTCCGAGCGGATGCTGGACGGTGTGGGCGAGCCGTTCAGCGCCCGCAGGACGCCGCGCAACTGCCGCAGCACCGCGGTGCGGGCGGTGATGACGTAGCCGTCGCCGTCGTGGAGGGACCGCTGGTGGAAGGCGCAGATCTCGTCGACACTCTGGTCATCGACGTACGGCAGGCAGGTGACACGGGTGCGGTCGAGGTGCAGCGCCTCCGTCACCTCGGAGACCACCTCGTGGTCGAAGGTGTCGATGCTGACCGGAACCGCCTGCCAGCCGCGGGCCTGCGCCTGGGCCAACGCCAGCGCCAGGTCGAGGGCGGAGCTGCGGGTGACCGCGATGGGGAGGGTGTGGGGGAGGACGTCACGGCAGGCGCGATAGGGAACGGCACCCACCAGCAGTCCGTCCAGGGCATGCCCGTCGACGAGGCTCTGAACGCGGGGCCGGATCTCCTGCTCGTGCCCGTAGGTGACCCACTTCAGTGAAATGCCGGACAACGGCTCGACGGCCTCCTCGAAGACCCCACGGCGGCTTGCGTGAACGACGAGTCCGATGGACAAGCTCACGACGCACCCACGACCGTGATGGCGATCGGGTAGCTGCCGACCCGGATGGGCGGGCCCGTCTCGCCGTCGGCGGTCAGGATCGGTACCACGGTGCCGTCGGCGCCCACCGCGGCGTACGCCACCGTCCCGTCCGGGGTGTAGGCGATCTGGGTGGGCTGGAGACCGAGCAGGACGCTGCTGCGGAGCTTGCCGGTCGCCAGGTCGACGAAGGCCGCGGTGTAGGTGTCGTTCACGCCCACGGCGAGGGTCTTGCCGTCCGGGCTCACGGTCAGGCCGAAGGGCGCGCCGCCGACGTCGATCGGGGTGCCCGGGGTCCGGGTGGCGGTGTCGATCGGCAGCACCGTCCTCGCCGTCTGCTGACCCACGTACACCGTGCCGCCGTCCCGGCCGATCGCGATGCCGAAAGGACTGTTCGGCACCGGCACGGCGGTGCCCGCCGTGCGGGAGGCGGTGTCCACGGGGACGACCTGGTTGCCGGTGCGGCAGGCGACCCAGAGGGTGGCGCCGTCCGGGCTGATGGCCAGGTTCTCCGGCCCGGCGCCGACGGTGATCTCCGGGCCCGCCGTCAGGGTGGCGAGGTCGACCGGTAGCACGGCGTTGTCGCTGTATGCCGAGACCCACAGGGTCTTGCCGTCCGGCGACAGCACCAGGCCCGCCGGGGTGGTGCCGACCGGCACCGTGGCGGTGACCTTGCGGGTGGCGGTGTCGATGACGCTGACCGACGCCGAGCCTTGGTTGGCGACGTACAGGGTCGTGCCCGAGGGGTCGGCGACGATCGTGCCGGGCAGCTTGCCGACGGTGACGGCGTCCTGCGCGGTGCCGGTGGCCAGGTCGATCGGGGTGACCGTGCCCGAGACGAAGTCGGCGTCGAACGCGGTGGCTCCCTTCAGGCTCGCCGCCGTGGTCATCGCCGAGCCGGTGGCGCCCGCGTCGCCGCCTTCCGAGGCGGCGACGGCGCGCAGTTGCGCGAAGCCGGTGGCGGCGTCGGCCGGGGCCGCCACGGCCCACTTCAGCGTGGCGGTGGCGCCCGCGTTCAGCCGGGCCGGTGCCGTGCCCTGGGGCTGTGTGGTCCAGCCGTCGGGAGTGTCGAGCGACACCTTCGACAGGGTCACGGGGCGGTTGCCGTGGTTGGTGAGCGATACGGTGGCGCCGCTCCGTCCGCCCGCGGGCACGACCGGATCGTCGATCGTCAGGGCACCCGTCACCTGCGAGGTGGCCGCTGCCACCGTCCAGCGCTGGCCCTTCCCGCCGGTGTCGTAACGCTGCACGAGCGCCGTCCCCGCTCCGCCCGAGGGTGCGGTCAGCACGCGTCCGCTGAGGGCGGAGCGGACCACCAGCCCGCCGGCCGTCGGTTCGGTGAGCCACTTCTGGGCATCCGAGTCGGCCGCGCAGTCCGCCGTGACGATGCGCGCGTCGTCCGCGTACGACTGACCGGCGACCTCGGCGCAGCGTCCGTCCGCCTGCGAGCGCAGGGTGTACACGCCGTCGGAGTCCTCCCGCAGCAGCCAGCCTCCGGCCGCGTTCGGGGCGGCCGCGGTGACGAGCGAGCCGGTGCGGTCCTCGGCCCCTTCGGCGACGGCGTACGGGCGGTCGCCCGCCCGCAGGGTGTAGACGCGGTCCGCCGCGAGAGCGCCCGTGGTCCGGTAGCCGGGAGCGTGGCCGATCGCCTGCTCGACGGGCTGGAAGTCCGCGTACGAGGAGACGAGCGGGCTGCCGCCCCAGTTCTTCTGCGCGAGTGCGCGCAGGGGTCCGAACATGCCCTGTTCGACGGCGCGTTGGCTGTCGCCGTAGGCGGCGGGCCATACGCCCATGGCGGCGCCCAGGAGGTGGGGGTCGTCGGCGGGAAGGGTGAGGCCGCCGCTGAAGAGGGACGGGGTGAACGTCTCGTAGATCCACTGGGCGTTGGGCGGGCCGCCGCTGGCGTAGTAGAGGGAGTCGGAGACGTTGACGAGGTCGTTGCCGTTCGCGGCGATCTCGGCGGGAGTCGTCCGGACGTCCTGGTGGATCCAGTAGTCGACGACGACGCCCGGGTCGAGCTTGGTGGGCATCCCCTCGTAGAGCTGGTCGTTCCAGACGTGCAGGGTACGGCCCTTGCTCGCGACGTAGTCGTGGATCCGGTTCTGCCACAGCACCCAGGAGTCGGCGGCCGGTGCGTCGGAACCGGCCTGCTCGCGGGCCCACTTCACCAGCGAGGGGTACTGCTCGTAGGCGGCCGCGGTACTCAGGTACTCGTCACCGCCGCCGTACCAGTCGCTGCCCGGGAACTGCGGCATCTGCTCGTCGAGGAGGGAGGTGACGTACGGCAGCGCCTTCGGGTCCGCCATGTCAAGGTTGGACGGGTTGGCGGTACCGGAGGCGTCGGCGGCCTGCAGCCCGGGGTGGGCGGCGAGGTAGTAGTCCATGTGGCCGGGTGTGCCGACCTGTTGGACGACCTGCACGTGGTAGCGCTCGCCCGCGCTGACGATCTGCTGCACCTGTGCGGGCGAGTACACCGGGC
The nucleotide sequence above comes from Streptomyces sp. NL15-2K. Encoded proteins:
- the nagZ gene encoding beta-N-acetylhexosaminidase, with amino-acid sequence MTALPGDLVEAANRCLVLGFDGRTLPGELKRLADTGLGGVILHTRNVAGRAQLRELTDELRSLRPGLLVTVDQEGGGISHLARAGAPETPGAWALGVADDTALTAAVANALARHLAECGVGVSFAPVADLHRVSVNPIVRTRAFGADPGHAARHVTAWTEATLAAGVAPCVKHFPGHGSTAVDSHVSAALDTRDERVLREIDLLPFQAAIAAGVPLVMTAHVVYPALDATAPATLSRRVVTDLLRSELGFQGVIVTDALEMKAIADGVGEAAGAVAAIAAGADQIIIASPDPQLWLRCRDALLDAMVRDALDPARVVDAARRVDALAERFAQPPATGRGTDPGLDPGSGDVGLLAARRAVRWKPLPGPVFDPFVVDLHRPSHPALEWARTDLVTLLREVMPGSDGVVATQGPVDVAGILRRAQGRPLLIATEDADLYPWQATARTALLTGRPDALLVATGMPDAETEAADGLCAYGRGRANLRAVAEALL
- a CDS encoding ABC transporter permease, producing the protein MTLAVPPAAALAPATGRLTWRTALRRLIPANRKARTGLAIIALYVLVAAVGPWIVQSLMGLSPTEITGAVLQPPSGAHPLGTTQDGTDVLAQLVVGTRTSLLVGALAAVVSTTLSVAVGLIGGYYGGLADSVLGALTNAFLVLPGLPLVIILAGYLRGRGGPFAVALVIGLTGWAWGARSKRVQTLSLRNRDFVVGARLLGESNLRIMLVEVLPNLLPVISATLMLSLVTSILAVSGLDFLGIGDINAVSWGTMLYFAQQRQAMISGAWWWFVPPGIAITVLGAAAGLVNFGIDELTNPRLRGTRRKAVRKAAR
- a CDS encoding ABC transporter ATP-binding protein, with product MNQDTAGDLLLDVRDLSVDYGSQGEPLPAVSQVSLRLRRGDILGIVGESGSGKTTLVNALLRLLRPPAVVLSGSATLHPRSGAAIDLLHADARELRRTRWEHTAVVFQSAMNALNPVSRLSAQFTDVLRAHRRISKSQARERAAHMLELVGIPAARLDSYPHELSGGTRQRATIALALVCEPDLLVMDEPTTAVDVVMQRQILRQVIRLQRELRFSVVFITHDLSLLLEIADRIAVMYGGRIVESGPAGDLYRDPRHPYTRGLRDSFPPLRGPMRQLNGIPGNPPDLRSLPPGCPFQPRCPHATPDCATAPPALIGHGADRAVACVHAQDLPAPTTGGRV
- a CDS encoding helix-turn-helix domain-containing protein, with the protein product MSLSIGLVVHASRRGVFEEAVEPLSGISLKWVTYGHEQEIRPRVQSLVDGHALDGLLVGAVPYRACRDVLPHTLPIAVTRSSALDLALALAQAQARGWQAVPVSIDTFDHEVVSEVTEALHLDRTRVTCLPYVDDQSVDEICAFHQRSLHDGDGYVITARTAVLRQLRGVLRALNGSPTPSSIRSELHELLLRIRSERAGAAGFAAGVFCVSRHGCPGDLERSRRDLLHLLRATPELTDGWIENRGRRGVVVLGHRTLFERLSRDWLAVPVLGRAQESLGVRVAAGFGAGPSARTSVVLAERAAARAESENRPCGYLMEDGGLVIGPIGPGGQSAGQPSARPHRDQGDRMRELARTVGLSPATLSRLTAIEHDVAGRTVTPSELADAMAITDPSGRRLVRKLHAHGLVTFEGCAQTHRKGRPTGVYRLAIVAALTGSADGHALETM
- a CDS encoding ABC transporter permease yields the protein MTATTLPAGDARPSAAAGGLARRRRGGRARVLLRRLGFYVGTAAVAITLNFVIPRLMPGDPASVILNKLAQRSQVTPATEKSIRALFGVPDQNLWQQYLHYLSQIAHLDFGVSTAYFPQPVRELISQGLPWTLGLVSLTTILAFLLGTGLGIVSGARPGSRLDSVLAPLATFLGSMPYFWVATMLLLLLSVSLPVFPSQNGYDLNLGPGFSPAFVTSVIAHGFLPAATIVVSSVGGWLLGMRNMMITTVAEDYVSLAEAKGLGRGRILLAYAARNAMLPQVAGLAISIGTVVGGSLLAEAVFAYPGIGYLFYQAVVNLDYPLMQALFLIISLSVLVANFIADSVYVLLDPRTREDA
- a CDS encoding family 20 glycosylhydrolase; translated protein: MSTIRRVLLPLLVASGLVLGVLSAVPPAAAAGAGRPWTIPALKQWTTSAGSAGSFTADASTRVVTDDPGLAATARTFATDLGDLLGRKVDVAKGHARAHDVVLRTDPAVRPKAEGYRLSVATTTVIGGATDTGVFWGTRSVLQMLTQSRTLPAGSAKDWPDYPYRGISLCNCSKFFSVPWLLRLIKDMSYLKYNRLHLEMRVASAAHPENNSATGPVYSPAQVQQIVSAGERYHVQVVQQVGTPGHMDYYLAAHPGLQAADASGTANPSNLDMADPKALPYVTSLLDEQMPQFPGSDWYGGGDEYLSTAAAYEQYPSLVKWAREQAGSDAPAADSWVLWQNRIHDYVASKGRTLHVWNDQLYEGMPTKLDPGVVVDYWIHQDVRTTPAEIAANGNDLVNVSDSLYYASGGPPNAQWIYETFTPSLFSGGLTLPADDPHLLGAAMGVWPAAYGDSQRAVEQGMFGPLRALAQKNWGGSPLVSSYADFQPVEQAIGHAPGYRTTGALAADRVYTLRAGDRPYAVAEGAEDRTGSLVTAAAPNAAGGWLLREDSDGVYTLRSQADGRCAEVAGQSYADDARIVTADCAADSDAQKWLTEPTAGGLVVRSALSGRVLTAPSGGAGTALVQRYDTGGKGQRWTVAAATSQVTGALTIDDPVVPAGGRSGATVSLTNHGNRPVTLSKVSLDTPDGWTTQPQGTAPARLNAGATATLKWAVAAPADAATGFAQLRAVAASEGGDAGATGSAMTTAASLKGATAFDADFVSGTVTPIDLATGTAQDAVTVGKLPGTIVADPSGTTLYVANQGSASVSVIDTATRKVTATVPVGTTPAGLVLSPDGKTLWVSAYSDNAVLPVDLATLTAGPEITVGAGPENLAISPDGATLWVACRTGNQVVPVDTASRTAGTAVPVPNSPFGIAIGRDGGTVYVGQQTARTVLPIDTATRTPGTPIDVGGAPFGLTVSPDGKTLAVGVNDTYTAAFVDLATGKLRSSVLLGLQPTQIAYTPDGTVAYAAVGADGTVVPILTADGETGPPIRVGSYPIAITVVGAS
- a CDS encoding ABC transporter ATP-binding protein, whose protein sequence is MTDEQAPARTVAEPAPVLEAVDVTVHYPVHRARGETVHALENASLRLRPGRTVALVGESGSGKSTFARTLALAQEPTSGSVLLYGKPASARGRRARRAYARRVQMVLQDPFGSLNPLHRVRYLLERPLRLHGTVRDRDDVERRLRALLERVRLTPPERFLDAFPHELSGGQRQRVAIARALAVEPEVLLGDELVSMLDVSIRLEILNLLATLRDEEHLAMLYITHDIAGARYFADEIAVMYAGEIVEYGTAEDVTQAPAHPYTRLLLDSTPDPDRMEFLAGRTNPGDGVVPDTAEDDYGEPPDLVHPPSGCRFHPRCPLARAACRTEQPPRVQVTDRHWARCVLLSEPSDDVASKVTATGDTTTEAMNR